In Mesoplodon densirostris isolate mMesDen1 chromosome 2, mMesDen1 primary haplotype, whole genome shotgun sequence, the DNA window TCCATTGAGAAGTACAACCCGAGGACCAACAAGTGGGTGGCCGCGTCCTGCATGTTCACACGGCGCAGCAGCGTGGGCGTGGCCGTGCTCGAGCTGCTCAACTTCCCGCCGCCCTCTTCGCCCACGCTGTCTGTGTCGTCCACCAGCCTCTGACCCGTGGCGCGGCCGCACAGAGACCCGCCCGCGGCCTCCCACGTGCCTTAAGCCCCCTGGGCCCAGCGCCTGCCTCCTCTGCGCGTGGGGCGGGGCTCGGCCCCCACCAGGAACGTCCGGGGCCGTCTGTCCAGTCTCCGCGCGTCTAGGCCGCCGGTTTCTGTGTTCCTTTCtcagtgtttgtttgtgtgtgccatttgtttattcactCGTTTATTTATCGATCGGTGGTGGGCAGGCTGCGGCTGCCAGTCTCTCTGTTTACTTTTAAAGTGTCCTGTCTCTGGGACCAAGCTGCCCTCTTGGGTGTCCTCCCACCGTGCTGGGGGCACTGGGGAGCGACCGGGTGGACACTGGCGTTGCCCGTGGGTAAGGGGCCAACTTGGACTCTCTAGACCTGGAGGGACCGAGGGGTGATGCAGAGCAGTTATTCGGGGGGGCTTTCTGAGCAGGTGCAGACCCCCAGCCTGAGCTTTGCACACCTCCTTGCCTCGCCCAGCCAGGCACACTTCCGGCGGGGGGGCACGAATCGGGCTTCCTTCCTGTGGCTGTGGTGCCATCTCTGGATCCTGCACTGAGCTGGGCACACGTGCACCGCAGACCGCGCACAGCAATATGAGCCACTTGAACAATAAACGTGTTTCCTGGGCTCTGCGGGCCTGTGGCTGAGTGTCGATCTCTGTCTTCCAGGGTCCTGTCTGGGGTGGCTGCGCGGCTGGGGCAAGATGCTGTGTTGGCACCTGGGGGCTTGGAGGCAGCGCACTGTCACAgccaggggcagggctgtggTGGCCAGTGTCTCACTCCAGGCTGTGCGTGGCATCCCCCTCACCATGGCTGTCCCAGGCGCACCTGGGAGGGTCATGGCCTCCCTCCTGGATTCTGGTTAAGCCTTGGGGATCCTGACCTTGATCTGGGGTGAGGATTGGACTGAGGCAAGAGAGGAGGCTGCGGGAGGGTCCTGGCTTCCCCTTACCCAGTGGCAAATTCCTGCTTCAACAGCTGAGAGTAAGCACACATCCCCCTGCAGTCACTGGTGACTCAGCAACAGGCATTTAGGTGGAAACAGGATGTGTGCTCTCATGGTGGGGAGGTCTGGAAGGGGATGCCTGGGCTCACGGAGCTCCAGCTCTTGGCACCCCCAGTCTGATGCCATCACAGACTGGCCTTTGGGCCCCCTCCTGTACGGACTGGGGGCTCTTCACGGGGCGGCGAGAGGAGGGGAGCctttcctccccatcccccccatgccgccccccccccccctcGGCTGGCTGGCGTGTGTGGAGGACCCTGGGCAGGGAACTGAAAGGCCCAGCTCAGCCTCAGGTAGGGGCCAGGTCCCTCCCAGAAAGGCTCCGCCTCCCCAGCCCTTGGGTACAGGGCAGGCTGCCCCAGAGCCCCGCCCCcggaggtggggcaggaggctCGGGACAGAGGGACCCAGACCTGTCGACCTGCTCTACTCAGGCCGGCTGCCACCGCTGCCCATGGGGAACAGCCACTGTGTCCCTCAGGCCCCTAGGAGGCTCCGAGCCTCCTTTTCCAGAAAGCCCTCGCTGAAGGGAAATAGGTGAGGCGGGGCAGGGTACGGCTGCGGCCACTCAGTCACGGGATCTCCCTCAATCTGCCTCGGGGGCCAGGCTGTGAGCACCCCTTCCCTTGTTCCCAGAGAGGACGGCGCCCGGAAGCTGGTCGGCCTGTTTGGCACCGAGGCCAGTCCGGATGGGGACACCACTGCCGACAAGATCTTCCACTACATCCCCGGAACGGTGAGCAGCCGGGCTGTGAGCCCTGGCTCAAGGGGGCGTGGCAGTGGTGGTCTGCGTGTGACTGCGTGTGTGCGTCCTGCCTGTGCTGGGCCCGGGGTCTTCCCCGTCGGACCAGGGGAGTCAAGTCCACAGCACAGGGAGGAAGTAGGTGCAGCCCTGCCCTGGGACGCTCATCGGCCGAAAGTCTGAGCAGAGTGAAACTGAGACCCGGCCCTGAGTCAGTGGGGCGGTGGGGCGGGGCCTCCACGCCTCGCCACGCGCTAGCCCTGCCTGGGGACCCTGGTgtccgccccccgccccgggcccTGGCCCAGGACAGCGTGTCTGGGCACGTTGGAGCTGGATAAGCACGCGTGTCTTGGCTGCTGCCGTGTGGGCACGGGCATCAGGCTGGTGACGGGGCCGTGAACCGCCACGCCCAGCTGTCACTCCGAGAGTTAGGGGCTTCGGGTGCGCAGTGAGCCGGCCTCCCCCCTACCCTCGGCCGCGGTTTCTCCAAGGGGTATCCCTTCAGTGTCCACCGCTGCTTCATCCCACAGCAGCCCCTGCgccccgccccccaggccccGCCGCGAGGACGTGGCTCCCAAGCACACGGCAGGCCACCCCGAGCTGAGCACCACCCCCAAGCCCCTGCCGGGCTGGCCGAGGGGGAGAGACACCCACCCTTTAACCCAGCATGGCAAGGGGCGGGGCAAGGCTCTGCTGTGTGCAGAGGCCCTGGGTGTGAGGGAAGTGACCCCCCAGGTCCTTGCCCCAGACACAGCTGCCCTGCGCCCCTCGGTCCTCAACAGCAGCtggtgtgggctccagagccagCTTCCCAAGTGTCCCAATCGGGctgtcccctctcctcctccctgggtGTCCTGGGCTCCCCGTGGCCAAGTGCTGGCTTCAGAAACCAGGCTGCCTCAGAGAAGTGGACAGGGCACTTTGGACAGGTCCCAGCCGGCGGCCCTCGGTGTGGCCGCATCGCAGACCTCAGCTCCCTCTGTCCAGGCTCAGGGCACGTCGTGTGGTCCTGGCGGTCCTCCTGAGCCGGGACACGGCGGCTGGAGAGGGGACCCGGCTTGCTGAACCTCGGGGGGTGGGGCCGGGGGAGGAGCCAGCGCTCCTCGAGCCCTGCCTGGGCGTGGGTTCTACACCCACAGGAGAGCCTGCTCGGCCACGGCCCCGAGGCTGAGCCCAGGCCACAGGGCCAGCTGTGTGGCCCTTCCTGCACCGTGGCCGATTTTTCATGGGTCCCGTCCGGCATCATTCCCCGCACTGGGTGTGGGTGCGTGAGGCCCCACCCAAAGGCAGAGACGCCAGCAAGCTGTGAGTCTGTCTGTTCACATTCCTGGGCTTGCCCAAGGGGTGCCTCAGCTTGGCCAGGGCATAGCAGCCCCTGCCAGCTCCCCAGCACGCCCTGATCCCAGATCTCAGCCCCTCCAGCCCCAGTTCGGCGCCCGTCCTGGTCTGACTCGGTTCTGACAGTCAAGCCCCTGTTTATAGAGGATTCTCTGTATGCCAGGGTCAGCTGGGCACTGGTTAGTGGGCACTAACCCTCCCTCCCTTCAGCAGACAGGCATTGAGTCCCCAGCACACTCCAGGCCCGTCCTCGGCCCTGGCCCAGCAACGGGCCCCATTCTCGTATCGTTCTCACCCCATGACCCAGCCAGGTGATAAGACAAAGAATTAAAAGACAGAGGAAGCCAGATGTGGCCAGCGCTGAGGAGAAACGTACAGGAGGACCAATGGGCAGGGGTCAGTGAGGCTAGAATGTTGGAAGGGCACCAGACAGGGGCTCACAGAGAAGGGGGTCTGAGCCAGGCTCTGGATGGGGTGAGAAGGGGCTGGGCTGAGTGATACAGGCAGTGGGGGCAGCAAGAGCCAAGGTCCTGAGACGGGCACGTGCCTGCTGTGAGGGGCGAAGACCCCTTGGCCAGTGTCAGGACCTTGGCCTCCGCCGAGACGGAGATCGGGGGCGTGCGGCAGTGTGCTGGTGGCATGAAATGGGCTGTGACGGGAGTACTTACACCAGGGAAATTGGCAAATACTACAAATCAGCCCCCCCCCCCTTTCTTGGTAGaaccaagttttaaaatgttagtaGCCAAccctgaggtgagggagggattCGAGCATCGTCTCACCTGGACACCTGAAAACCCTTCTGACCAACAGTCCCTGCCTTTGGGAGGTTGAATCACCAAAATAAGGGAACACAGTTAGGAAATAGCGAAGCTGAGGGTTGTATCTGCGTTGAAGTGAAACCTCGATGACTCCAAGACTAGATCACAGAGTTCTGTGACCAGCacggaggctgtgtgtgtgtgtgtgtgtgtgtgttctgcgtTGTTTTCACGTGAAGAGGCTGTGAGTGTGTACAGGGTTCTGCACACACGTGTGATGCTGCGTGTGCCTTCTTAACCCGTGTATTGTGAGACTGGGGGCCAGGGCTGCTGGCCGCTGGTCAGGCCCCCTCCCCTGagctctgcccccaccccagaaCATCCCGAGCCTGGAGAGCCAGCAAGAAAACCTGGAGCAGCCTTTCCTGAGTGTGTTCAAGGCAGGGCAGCGGAGGGCGCCCGTGAGGAGCCTGGGCGCGGTCGTGCACTACGCCAAGGTCCAGCTGCGTTTCCAGCACAGCCAGGTGGGGGCCGGGCCGGGAGGGGCATGCTTGAGGGCCGCCCCgggcctgcccccagccctcagACCCCGGCCCCATTCTCCCCCAGGACATCAGCGACTGCTACCTGGAGCTCTTCCCCTCCCACCTCTACTTCCAGGCCCATGGTTCCGAAGGACTCACTTTCCAGGTGAGGGGACACGGGCGGCggaggagctgggggagagggagagagcagcCCCATGGGGCGCACGCGGCCCAGTCCTGCTCGGGGTGCCCCAGCGCTTCCCTCCCACTGTGCTCTGGCAGGGGCTGTTACCACTGATGGAACTGAGTGTCTGCCCGCTCGAGGGATCCAGAGAGCATGCCTTCCAGATCACAGGTGTGCAGGGGCACGGGGCTGCTGCCTGTGCTGACCTGGCCCCCAGGAGGGCGTGAGCACTAAGGCTGCTCAGGGAACCTGGCCGTCGACCGGGCCCCAGGACCTGGGCGGGGCTTGGAGCATGTTGAGGGGTCCTGGCTTTTCCTCTGATGGGCACATGTGCGTCTGCCGGGCTGGGGCGGAGGGCAGTGGGTCGGGGGCCTCCAGAGCCGTGTGTGTGGTCATCAGTGGCCCCCCCGACCCTCGAGGAGCCTCTCCTGTGGCTGCTGGCCTAGCCTACTCTGCCCCTCCCCCGCAGGCCCGCTGCCCGCCCCCCTCCTCGTGCTGTGTCCCAGCCGGGCCGAGCTGGACCGCTGGCTCTACCACCTGGAGAAGCAGACAGCCCTCATGGGAGGGGCGCCGTGCCGCCCCCCAGCACCCCCGCAGGTCAGTGCTGCGAACCCCACGCCCCTTTCCATCCCCACTCTCCTCCTGCCCTTGACCCCCCTCTACCAGGGGCCCCCTGAAGACGAGCTCCCCTGGACTCTGCAGCGCAGGCTGACCCCGCTGCAGACGGCATCAGGCCTCCAGGTGGTGGGCACCGCCATCTGCGCCTCAAGGGTCAAGCTGCAGCATCTGCCCTCACAGGTGGGTGGGGGGCGCAGAGGTggaggaggcgggggaggggtgcaggtggcaggtggggccctgggtgtgTGCCGGTGGAGCCCCTACTCTGCCCTGTGGCCCCTCACAGGAGCAGTGGGACCGGCTCCTGGTCCTGTACCCGACCTCCCTGGCCATTTTCTCCGAGGAAGCAGATGGGCTTTGCTTTAAGGTGGGTCCCTCCCCACTGTGGACCCGCCCCAGGGACGCGCCCTTTgcgtgggggtgggagggggcagcagGTCAGGAGGAACCTGTATTTCGGGGCCTGTTGGGACAGAGAGCGCGGGCCCCGCCCACCCAGCCCGCTGCCCTGGTCAGTCTGGGCTTAGCCTGATGTGGCAGGAAGGTGGGTGCCCTGCCTCAGCACCCCGTGTCATCCTAGAGGGTCCTCAGGCCCCAGCAGACCCATCACCTGGGGTGGGTGGCAGGGGGGCCCCTGGTGCCCCTAAAAGGGTCCTATACCTCTGAGCAGGCAACTTCCTGGTGCCTGAGGCTTatgcgtgtgcgtgtgcacagGTGGGCCCGGGCGTGGGTGTGAAGGTCCTTCGGGGCCAGAGCGAGTGTCGTGTGCATCAGGGTACATTTTACTCTGGGGGTGAGCATGGCTTTCAGTCACTGAGAAACACACAGGGGGCTTCCTTGTGATCccgtcccacccacccccatctcaGTGGGTGGCCCAGGGGACCAGTCCCTGACCAGTCCTGTGTCGGCCATTGGCTGGCGAAGGCCCCACCTGGAGACCAGGGATGAAGGCACCCCCCAAGGGCAGACGGGGAGTGCCTGGCCTCCCACGGGGTGTCGGCCTTGGACCTGCCTTGCCCTCTGCCCGGCGTCGGAGTGCCCACCCAGCCCGGGAGGACAAGACGGGGCAGTGGGCCCAAGGGTTGCTTCCCCTGACTAAGGCCTTGTCCCCTCTGGATGCCCCACAGGGGGAGCTCCCGCTCAGCGCCGTCCACATCAAcgtggaggagagggagaaacagaTCCGCTCTTTCCTGATCgaaggtgggcagaggccaggcctgGGAGAGAGGGTGTGAGCCTCACAGGCACCCAGCTCTGCACCGGGGCTTTTCAGGGGgcaccctgcctgccaggccccCTCACGGCATCTGTGTGCCAGGCCGTCTCATCAACACCATCCGTGTGGTGTGTGCCAGCTACGAGGACTATGGCCACTGGCTGCTCTGCCTGCAGTCAGCCTGCCGCGGGGACAGGGCCTCCCCACCGCCCGGCCCCGAGAGCTTCCCGCGGCTGCGGGCGCCCCCACAGGTGAGGAGTCAGCAGGGGAGGTGCCGCCGGGCAGCGGTGAAACAGGAGGGTGTGCCTGGGCacggggcggtggggggaggggccctCCCATCCGGCTCACCCTTACCCACCGCCGGCTGCCCAGGCTGTGGGCAGTGGCCGAGGCTCACTCTCCTCTGACGGACGGACCAGCTGGGACTCAGGGTGCCCAGCACCCGCCTCCAACCACACCAGCCACTCCACGCCTGAGTCCACCAGAGGCTGCCCTGCCCGGCCCACACCGGTGAGTATCTGGCGGGGAACAGGCAGAGGAAGGGGGCGGGGGACCCTGAGGCGAGTTTGTCTTGGGGACCCCACTGCCCGTAGGGCCCTGGTTCTCAGGGGAGGTGACTCAGACCGGAGGGGCTCTGTGTAGCCTCAGAGGGGTATGTGGGAGAGGGCCCCGGGGAACCTTCTGGAAGGTCCTTGGTCCCCACAGGAGCAAGCCAGCCCTGGCTGCCTCAGCGTCGGTGGGCACAAGGCAAAGCTAAGACGGGCCAGCAGCAACCGATCACCCAGGAGCAAGGCCCAGGGCAAGGGGCCCGGCCCAGCCACCCCACTGCACCTGGACCTGACCAAGGTGGGCCCAGCATGCTGACCCCGGCTCCAGGCATggctctccctcccgccctccatCTCCCCGGCCTCCTCGGTCCTGGGGCCACCCAGAGGCCTCTTCACAGAGAAGGGAGGGCTTGGCCGCTTCCAGCTCCGGCGATTCTGTCTGCTCTGTGTCTTGCCTGTAGCTGAGGCTGGAGGATGGCCCTGAGGCCCCAGACCATTCCCTGGAGACACCGCACTCCCCGCTCTACGCTGACCCCTACACACCACCTGCCACTTCCCACCGCAGGGTCACAGACGTCCGGGACCTGGACAAGGTCAGTCCCCTGCTGGATAACGGAAAGAGCTGGACGTGGCCACAGCCTGAGGCTGAGAGGGTGCCTGAAGCCTGAGATCTGCTCAGGCTGCCACGGGAGGCTGAGGGGGTTTCTGGGGCAGGGGCACCTCAGCTGCACGGAggtcccagcccagggcctcGGTCACCAACGTTCTCCTGACAGTTCCTCAGTGCGATGCAGAGCTCGCTCGGACCTGAGCCCACGAGCCCATTCCCCTTGGTCCCCGTGTCCGTGCCTGTCTCTGACCGCAGCTCTGCACTCTCCGGCCCCCACTTGCTCTCCGAGAAGGGAGTCCCGCAGGCCCGAGCCTTTCAGCGGCATCGCGGCTCCATCAAGGGCCGGGGGTCCCGGCCCTCGGACTCCCCTCAGCTTGTGAGTAGCAGCCCCCACCCCGGGCAAGGGGTTCTGCAGCGGGGGAGAGGAGACCGCGTGGGGCCTCCTGGGACCCTGAGGGAGCAGGAGAGATGGAAACGGGGGAAGGGAGGATGGGCGGAGACCAAGGACGGGGGCGGAGGCAAGAAGGGGGTGGGGCCgggccgccccccccaccccacccagctgGCCGCCAAGCCGGTCCCAGGGCCCATCCCTCAGACTCGTCTTTGGGGTCCCCAGGTCTCTCCTGCGAGGGAAGTTGTGCCCGAAGCCCCGCCACCTCCCCCAGGTGAGTGAGGGCGCTGCCCCTCCCTGGGAAAGCTCTGGGTGTTGCCTCCTGAAAGCACATGcacctctgccctccccaccagaCAGCCGCCCCCCAAGGAGCTACGACAGTGTCTGGGACAGAGCTCCGTCACCTTCCCACCAGCGGTGGCCTCGAGGAGCACCTGAGGCTGAAGGCGGGCTCGTCCAGTGGATCTGATGGCCACCAGGAGGCTGCTTCTCGGGACCGCCTGCCTGCATGGACCCTGCAGAAGGGGCTGGAGCAGGACCCGGGGCTTCTTAGTGGGGCCCCAGGCACTCGGTATCGAGTCAGGGTCTGACCCCAGCAGGTGGAGGGGGCCTCCAGGGCCCTGAGCTACCCTGGGCTCTTGAGGGGTCAGGAGGGCCTCATCCTCAGGACACCTTGGCCAAGTTGACTGGATGCCCAGAGGGGCCAAACCTCAGCCTGCCTCTCAGGGAAGGAATGAGGGAGGGGACTCGGGGCAGGGGCTTCacctgggagagggaggatggCACATGTGTAAAGGTCAGAGGGCTGAGAAAGGTTAGCGAGAGTCAGAGTATGTGAGGCCAGAGGGCACAAGGGTCTGAGACATCACAAGCAAGAGGCAGGAAGGCGGCCTGGGCGTACGTGAGTGTGAACGTCGGGAGAAACCGGCAAGAGACTAAACAAGAACGAAGGAGATTTTATCGGTGCTGTGTGTCCACGCATTCTGTCCTGAACAGCCAGGAGTCTCCTGCGTCCCGGGGACCCTGTATGTGCTGCCTTGGAGCTGGACGCCCACCCAGCACCTAATCCGGCAGCCCCCTTGCTCCACGACTGCCCGCACCCTGCCCACCTTCCTGTGCCACCTCCGGCTCCTGTCAGCTCTGGGCGAACCCAGGTGTCCCATCCCTCCACCTGACACCCTTGGCTTCCGCCCCTGCGCCTCCTGCAGGGCTCCCCAGAGGGGGGACTCCAGGCTCTGCTCTAGAGACCCCCAGCCTTCAGGGCCCCTCTGGGTACCTGCTCACCATCTCGGGCGGGAGCCGAGGAGGTCTTGACCACAGACCCCTGGGGTTCAGGGCTTAGAGAGGCCTCAGAGGCCTCCGACGGCCCGGCCCACTTATAAACAGGGCAGAGGGTCCCTGGGATGCCACCCCCGGCCTCAAGGCCCTCTGCCCAGATCTCCAGCTGGGGCCTCGCTGCTGCTCTGAAGCCCCATCATACACCTCCCTCCAACAGGATAACCACGTAGGATTAGGACTCCAGTTAACTCTGGTTTCAGATAAACCACAAATAATTCCTTAGCAGAAGTAGGTCTCATACTGCATGTCTGAGATTCCAGTTTCGCTGGACATCTTGTGCTTTTGTTGCTAATCTGGCACCTTACTAACCAGCTCCCTGCTTGGCCTGCCCTCCCAGCCTTCCAGAATCTCCCCAATCCCAAGTATGGAGCACAGCCTCGGCCTCGGCCACCGGCTGGACCCTCGGGTGGAGTCCAAGGGAGCCAGGACCAAGGACGCAGGCTCCTTCCCAGATGCCGCAGAACGCAAGGGTCAAAGGGCAAGGCCTGAGGGCAACACCTCATCCTGAGCACCTGTGGACATTTCCTCCTCCTGCGTCTTGCTGGGCGGAGCCTGGGTCCTAGGAGCTGGGGCTGCGGCGCCCCCGCCCCACCTGCCGGCGGATGTACCGGATAGCGGAGATGGTGCCGATGTTGGCCAGCAGAACTGCAAGAGAAGCACAAGACCTCCTGAGTGCCGGCTCCATTCCGGCCTGGTCCCCACCCTCCGTCCACACGGCGGGGTTCTCAAAGGATGGGAGGAGGCCAGCGGGGCGAGAGTGGGTCAGCAACGCAGGAGACCCGTCAGGGGAGACACCTGCACCTCCCCACGTGCCCCTCATCCCTGCTGGCCCAGCAGCTGGGACACCACCACTGCCCCTCCATTTGACTTCTAGAcaccagccccccgccccccaggcccACAAACCTGTTTTCCAGGCATCTGGGGCATGCAGGTCTGACGTTCTCACAGCCCAGGTAGCGAAGGCTACAAACACCAGGCACATGTCATTCTGGCTGAAGGTGAACGAGGTGAGGGGGCCCCGGGGCTCCCCTGGAAAGAGAAGTGCGTCCTGAGCTCCTGCTCTTGTCCCACCCAGACACACCTGCCCTGGGACACGTCTCTCCTGGCCATGTCTGTCCTGAGTCACATCCTCCCCGTGATACCTTTGTCCCAAGACACAGGGTAGCACGTGGCATAGTTGAGTCAGGCTGACTTGGGCGAGAACGTCTGGGGCACCGTTTCCTGGTTTGTAAAATATCTTCGAGGGGGAATGCGAGCCTGCTCTGCCAGGCAGCGTGGCCTGAGCTGCTGGCAGAGCGCCTGCCTGCTACAGGCTGGGGGCAGGCACTGCCGTTACCTGGGTCTGAACACAGGGCGACGGTCAGTGTGGAGCCAAAGCCCTGCTCGACTGGGGCTGCCCCACCTGTACCGGGTCCTGGGATGGCCAGGAGCTGGTCCTT includes these proteins:
- the PLEKHN1 gene encoding pleckstrin homology domain-containing family N member 1 isoform X5, translated to MGNSHCVPQAPRRLRASFSRKPSLKGNREDGARKLVGLFGTEASPDGDTTADKIFHYIPGTNIPSLESQQENLEQPFLSVFKAGQRRAPVRSLGAVVHYAKVQLRFQHSQDISDCYLELFPSHLYFQAHGSEGLTFQGLLPLMELSVCPLEGSREHAFQITGPLPAPLLVLCPSRAELDRWLYHLEKQTALMGGAPCRPPAPPQVSAANPTPLSIPTLLLPLTPLYQGPPEDELPWTLQRRLTPLQTASGLQVVGTAICASRVKLQHLPSQEQWDRLLVLYPTSLAIFSEEADGLCFKGELPLSAVHINVEEREKQIRSFLIEGRLINTIRVVCASYEDYGHWLLCLQSACRGDRASPPPGPESFPRLRAPPQAVGSGRGSLSSDGRTSWDSGCPAPASNHTSHSTPESTRGCPARPTPEQASPGCLSVGGHKAKLRRASSNRSPRSKAQGKGPGPATPLHLDLTKLRLEDGPEAPDHSLETPHSPLYADPYTPPATSHRRVTDVRDLDKFLSAMQSSLGPEPTSPFPLVPVSVPVSDRSSALSGPHLLSEKGVPQARAFQRHRGSIKGRGSRPSDSPQLVSPAREVVPEAPPPPPAAPQGATTVSGTELRHLPTSGGLEEHLRLKAGSSSGSDGHQEAASRDRLPAWTLQKGLEQDPGLLSGAPGTRYRVRV